The window TACCCGGGGCCGCGATCGCGGCGCTGTCCGGCCGGCCGACGCTGTCCGCGGGCATCGGTGAGCTGCCGGCGCTCGAGCAGGCACTGCGGCTGGGCGTGGGCGACGAGCTGGTCCTGACTCGTGACCTGTCGCCGGCACAACCGCCCGCGCCCGGTGACGTGGCGCGCATCGGCTGCACGCTGCCGGACGTGTTCACCCAGATCCGCGCTGGTCACCGTGTGTGGTTCGACGATGGGAAGATCGGCACGGTCGTCACCGACGTCGGGCCCCACGACCTGCGACTGCGGGTCACCGACGCCCCGCCCGCGGGCGCGCGGCTGCGCGCGGGCAAGGGCATCAACCTGCCCGACACCGAGCTGCCGATCTCGGCGCTGACCTCGAAGGACGAGGCGGACCTGGCGTTCGTCGCCGTGCACGCCGACATCGTGTCGATGTCGTTCGTGCGCGACCCGGACGACGTCGCGCGGCTGCGGGCCGTGTTGGCCGCGGCCGGGCGGGCTGACATCGGCATCATTCTGAAGATCGAGACGCTGCGCGCCTTCGCGAACCTGCCGCAGCTGCTGCTCGCCGTGCTGCGCGAGCGCCGCGTCGGCGTCATGATCGCCCGCGGTGACCTGGCGGTGGAGTGCGGCTACGAGCGGCTGGCCGAGCTTCAGGAGGAGATCCTCTGGCTGTGCGAGGCGGCCCACGTGCCGGTCGTCTGGGCGACGCAGGTCCTCGACCAGCTGGCCCGCACCGGGCGCCCGACGAGAGCCGAGATCACTGATGCGGCGATGTCCGGGCGCGCCGAGTGCGTGATGCTCAACAAGGGCCCGCACATCACCGATGCCGTCACGGTCCTCGACGACGTCCTGACCCGCATGAGCGACCACCAGCACAAGAAGTCCCCGCTCCTGCGCGAGCTCCGCTCCTGGCACACCGGCCCCTGATCGCCAGCGGCGCCGGCCCCCGCGGACTGCCGCGCGCTCGTCGGCGGTCGCCCGAGAGCGCGGCGGCCGGCGGCGCTACTTCAGGGTGCCGTCGCTGACCTTGGCGCGCAGGCCAAGGCGGTTGAGCTTGCCGGACGGCAGCGTGGGGATGTCGGCGCTGGTCGCGACGATCCAGCGGGTGGGGACCTTGTAGCTGGAGAGCTGCTCACGGGCGCGGGCCGCGAGCGACCCGACGTCGAGGTCGCCGGACACCGGGACGACGACGGCGCACACCTCCTCGCCACGGGCCGGGTGATCGACGCCGAGGACGACGCACTGCGCGACGTCACCGAAGGTCTCGATCACCGCCTGGACCTCGAGCGGCGAGACGTTGGCGCCGGCGGCCTTGATGAGCTCGCTGGTGCGGCCGACGTAGAACAGGCGCGGGTCGCCGTCCTTGCGGTAGACCTTGTCGCCGGTGTGGTACCAGCCGTCCGCGTCGAACACGTCGGCGCGTTCCCGCTTGTTGTAGCCGGTCATCACGCCGGTGCCGCGAATGAGCAGCTCGCCGATGGTGCCGGTCGGCGTCGGGCTCCCATCGTCGTCGACGATCGCGGTGTCGGTGAAGGCGAAGCTGCCGGCGGTCTCGGTGAGGCTGCGGTGGGTCGGGAAACCGTCCGGCACGTCGTTCATCGCGAGATCCAGCGGGCCGCTGGTCAGCAGGGGGGCGCTGCTGAGGTCCCGCTCCGGGAACGTCGGATGCTCGCGCAGCTGCTGGGTGAACGCCGGCCAGCCGACGATTCCGTTCGCCCGCTCGCGCTCGGCCAGGTCGAGCGCCGCCCCGGCCTCCAGCCGTGGGAGCACCAGCAGGGTGGCCGGCTCGTGCAGCGCGCCGGTCGCGGCGAGCAGGCCACCGATCCAGAAGAACGGCATCGCGCAGAGCACTTTCGGCGCGCCCGCGACACCAGTCAGGTGGTGAATCGCGGCCGGCCACGTCGAGGTCTGGCGGACGACCGTGCCGTGGGTGTGCAGCACGCCCTTCGGGTCCGCGGTCGAGCCGGAGGTGTGAATCATGATGGCCAGGTCGGCGGGGGTGACCTCGTCCTCGACGGCCGCGAGGATCTCGGGGCTGGCCAGCGCCGGGCCCTCCTCGCCCCAGGAGCCCGCTTCCCAGGCGTCCGCCCACGGCCGGTCGGACGCGGCGGTGAGCACGATGCGGCGCAGGTATGGCGCCGTGGGCAGCTGGAGGCGCGCGGACTCCTGGCCGGACAGGCCGGGAAGCGCCGCCTCGAACCGTTCGGCCACGTCGATGGTGAGCACCTGGGTGGGCGCGACCAGCAGCCCGACGTCGGCGAGGCGCAGCACCTTGCCGATCTCGGCCGGGGTGTACAGCGTGCTGAGCGGCACGGCGACCGCGCCGACCCGGGAGACGGCGAGCCACCAGGTGACCCACTCGGTGTCGTTCGTGAAGAACAGCCCGACCCGGGAGCCCTTGCCGATCCCCGCGCCGAGCAGCCAGCGCGCGGCGGACGCGGAACGCCGGTCGGCCTCGACGTAGGTGAGCCGGTCGGTCGGCGTGATGACGTACGGCGTGTCGCCGAACTCGCGCACCGCGCGCCCGAGCAGCTCGGGAATGGTCGGCCGCCCGAGCGGCTCCGATGGCACCATGCGACCACTCTCCCCGGGAGCGAATCACAGCAGCGAATCACAGCGGACGCCTCCGGTGCACGGTCTCTGGGCCACCCGGAGACCGTGCACCGAGGTCGGACCGCGCGCCGCGACGGAGCGTGACATGATCGCCGAGAGGTCTGGAAGACGGCGTCTGGTTCGTCAGGGGGAATGTCGGGTGGCCGGGCGGGTGGGGTTCTTCGACGCGGAGACCGGCGGCGAGCTGGTGCTGGTGCTGCGGCGTTACGGGAACGAGTTCCAGATCATCCGCCAGTTCGGCTACTGGGACCCGAAGTACGACGAGCCGTTCGTCGTACCGGCCGACCCGGAGACGTTCCTGACCGACCTGGCCTCGATTCCCTCGGTGTTCGCCTGGCTCGTGCCCGGGCTGGGTTCCCACCTGCCCGCGGTCCTGTTGCACGACGGCCTGGTGATCGCCGACGGCGAGCCCTCCATCCCCACCCACCTCGGCCCCCCGGTCACCCGGGAGGAGGCCGACCGGATCCTCCGGGATGCCATGAGGGAGCTCGGCACGCCGGTCATCCGGCGCTGGCTGATCTGGACCGGGGCGGAGCTCGGGACGCTGTGGGTCGCCCGGCGGCACCGCTGGTGGTGGCGGATCCTGGCCACGCTCACGGTCACCGCCGTCGTCGCGCTCGGCAGCCTGGCGACTCTGGACCTGTTCGACGTGTGGAATGTGCTGCCCTGGATGGGCGACCGTCCGTGGTGGGTGGAGCTGCTGTCCGGCGCGGCGGCCGCGGTCGGGCTGCCGGCGGCGCTGTCGGTCCTCTGGGGGCATTACTGGCGGGTCGCCGCGATCACCGGCATCGCGATGGCGCTGCTGCTGCACGTGACCCTGGCGGTGATCGTCGTCTCGGGCGTCTACTGGGTCCTGGAGAGGCTCGTCTCCTGGCCCGAGGGCCTCAGCCCCAACGTCGCGAAGAACCTCGCCAACGTGCCCCCTGGAACGCGCGACGCCGGCGAGCCGCCGGGCGCGCCCGACTCGGCGCCCGACTCCACGCCCGACTCGGCGCCCGCCATCCCGGTCGAGCCGGGACGGCGGGCGGAGCCCACGGAGCCGTCGTTCTGAGCGCTGGTGTGCTGAGCGCCGGCGGCTACTGGTCGGTGAGTTTGTCGGCGATCTGGTCGATCAGGCCCTGCTCGGTGGTGGGCGGCGGCACGTCCTGGACGTTGGTGACCTGCAGCTCGACGGCCACCTGGCCGACGTAGAAGTAGACCGTGTCGACGACGTAGCCGTAGGTGCCGTTCTCGTCGGTGACGCCCATCGAGGTCCGGACGAACGCCGTGGCGCCACGCGGCGGGGCCGGCGTCTCGACAGAGACGATCTCGTAGGTGAACCCGCTCGAGTCCGCGCCCGCGAGCGCCTTCTCGAGGCCACCGCGGTAGCAGTCGCCGAAGCGCGGGCTGGTCACGATCTCCGCGTTCTGCCGAATCTGCTCCGCGGGCAGGATCTTCGCCCGGCTGGAGGCCTGGAACTCTGATTCCTCGGTGTTGACGAAGGTGTCGCCGTTGGTCTCGTCGGACGGGGCCGGCGGGTTGAAGTCGTTCACGCCCACGCACCTGGCGATCTCGGCCCGCGTCGCGCTGTTGCCCGGGTCCTCGTCCTCGACGCCACCCGAGCTTTCGAAGCCCTCGGTCTCCGCCCCCGCGGTGAGCACGTAGTCGCCCGCGCGCAGCTGGCGGGCCGGCGCGGCGGTGGTCGGCGCCGGCGCGCTCACCGGCGCGCTCACCGCCGGCGACGTCGCGGCCGGGGCAGCCGTCAGCCCACCGTCCTGACACGCCGTCGCGACGACCGCCAGGGCCGCCGCGGCCAGACCGCCACACACCGCCCGGCGCATGCGCCGGGCGTCTCCGATGCCGTGCACCGCTACCTCCGAAAGTCGGTCCAGCCGTCCGCGGCTGGCGATAACCCCCGTTATCTACGGTCGACAATGCACGAGCAAACGGCACCTTGGCCAATATCATGAATGTCATCCGCCGGACAGAAGAAAGCATGCGGAACAATTTCTACGGAATTTGTCCTGGCAGCCTGTCGCCGGCTTTCGGGGTGCCCCCCTTGACACCGCGGCGAAAACCGGCGGGTCGGTGACGCGCGGCGCGGTCTCAGAGCACGGCGTGCTGCGGCCGGGTCTCCACCACGATCACGGTGGGGGTGCTGGTCTCCAGCGCCACGGTGAGCTCCTTCTCCAGCTCCCCGGTGGTCTCGACGTCGACTCCTCGGCAGCCGAAACCCCGCGCCAGCGAGGCGATGTCCAGCCCCGGCAGGTCGAGGCCCGGCACGCCTGGCGTGTCCTCCAGCTCGGCGAAGGACTTGAGCACCGAGTACTCCCGGTTGCGCAGGACGACGTAGGCGATGGGCAGCGCGTGCTGCGCGGCGGTCCAGACGGCCTGCACGGAGTACTGGAACGAGCCGTCCCCGATCATGCCGATCACCGGCCGGCGCACGCCGCGAACGCGGTCACCGAGCGCCACGCCGACCGCCGCCGGCACCGCCCACCCGATACCACCACTGGCCGTCGCGAAGAACGA of the Pseudofrankia saprophytica genome contains:
- a CDS encoding class I adenylate-forming enzyme family protein; this translates as MVPSEPLGRPTIPELLGRAVREFGDTPYVITPTDRLTYVEADRRSASAARWLLGAGIGKGSRVGLFFTNDTEWVTWWLAVSRVGAVAVPLSTLYTPAEIGKVLRLADVGLLVAPTQVLTIDVAERFEAALPGLSGQESARLQLPTAPYLRRIVLTAASDRPWADAWEAGSWGEEGPALASPEILAAVEDEVTPADLAIMIHTSGSTADPKGVLHTHGTVVRQTSTWPAAIHHLTGVAGAPKVLCAMPFFWIGGLLAATGALHEPATLLVLPRLEAGAALDLAERERANGIVGWPAFTQQLREHPTFPERDLSSAPLLTSGPLDLAMNDVPDGFPTHRSLTETAGSFAFTDTAIVDDDGSPTPTGTIGELLIRGTGVMTGYNKRERADVFDADGWYHTGDKVYRKDGDPRLFYVGRTSELIKAAGANVSPLEVQAVIETFGDVAQCVVLGVDHPARGEEVCAVVVPVSGDLDVGSLAARAREQLSSYKVPTRWIVATSADIPTLPSGKLNRLGLRAKVSDGTLK
- a CDS encoding DUF1353 domain-containing protein, yielding MAGRVGFFDAETGGELVLVLRRYGNEFQIIRQFGYWDPKYDEPFVVPADPETFLTDLASIPSVFAWLVPGLGSHLPAVLLHDGLVIADGEPSIPTHLGPPVTREEADRILRDAMRELGTPVIRRWLIWTGAELGTLWVARRHRWWWRILATLTVTAVVALGSLATLDLFDVWNVLPWMGDRPWWVELLSGAAAAVGLPAALSVLWGHYWRVAAITGIAMALLLHVTLAVIVVSGVYWVLERLVSWPEGLSPNVAKNLANVPPGTRDAGEPPGAPDSAPDSTPDSAPAIPVEPGRRAEPTEPSF